A part of Geothrix oryzae genomic DNA contains:
- a CDS encoding motility protein A, producing the protein MDRGSFLGVLLGFALLAVAIGLGPNPRIFFHPASAIVVVGGVIAATLIRFTLEHVSYAFSIASRAFFTRTPGTEDLVGQIVGLSQRARREGLLNMEKNMDVEGFLAKGLRMVVDRAERSHIQAVLAQELRATQERHHQGQEIFRFIALSAPSFGMVGTLIGMVQLFAGIKDPSNIGGAMALSLLSTLYGAIIAYLLAIPIAGKLELRSKEELQLKQIMMEGVLGIEAEMHPTVLEAQLNAFLAPKERNADRRSRG; encoded by the coding sequence ATGGATCGAGGAAGTTTTCTGGGCGTGCTGCTGGGGTTCGCGCTGCTGGCTGTGGCCATCGGGCTGGGTCCCAATCCGCGGATCTTCTTCCACCCGGCCAGCGCCATCGTGGTGGTGGGCGGGGTGATCGCCGCGACGCTGATCCGCTTCACCCTCGAGCATGTGAGCTACGCGTTTTCCATCGCCTCGCGGGCCTTCTTCACCCGGACTCCGGGGACGGAGGATCTGGTGGGCCAGATCGTGGGCCTCTCGCAGCGGGCGCGGCGCGAAGGCCTGCTGAACATGGAAAAGAACATGGATGTGGAAGGCTTCCTGGCCAAGGGCCTCCGCATGGTGGTGGACCGGGCCGAACGGAGCCACATCCAGGCCGTGCTGGCCCAGGAACTGCGGGCCACCCAGGAGCGGCACCACCAGGGGCAGGAGATCTTCCGCTTCATCGCCCTCAGTGCCCCCTCCTTCGGCATGGTGGGCACGCTCATCGGCATGGTGCAGCTCTTCGCCGGCATCAAGGACCCCTCGAACATCGGTGGGGCCATGGCGCTGTCGCTGCTGTCCACGCTCTACGGCGCCATCATCGCCTACCTGCTGGCCATTCCCATCGCCGGGAAGCTGGAACTGCGCAGCAAGGAAGAGCTGCAGCTCAAGCAGATCATGATGGAGGGCGTGCTGGGGATCGAGGCGGAGATGCACCCCACGGTCCTCGAAGCCCAGCTGAATGCCTTCCTGGCGCCGAAGGAACGGAACGCCGATCGGCGGTCGCGTGGGTAA